A DNA window from Palaemon carinicauda isolate YSFRI2023 chromosome 39, ASM3689809v2, whole genome shotgun sequence contains the following coding sequences:
- the LOC137631358 gene encoding 52 kDa repressor of the inhibitor of the protein kinase-like yields MTKDEESNTPIKHSGRPTVTDIDYSDPATWTSHDDPLRQQLVQHGPMQILDIRFPKDKNQRKFSSFHYQRHLPNGEAMHRKWLQYSVSTDSEKKSNELIDILANAIKEEILRNARAAKYFSIILDSTPDVSHVEQMTVIIRFVQVDEDNAVIAVREHFLGYVPLQETTGAFMAETILKEFKKWIYALTTCEVKVMIMAAI; encoded by the exons ATGACAAAGGATGAAGAAAGTAACACACCAATAAAGCACTCTGGTAGGCCTACAGTGACTGATATAGACTACAGTGATCCAGCAACATGGACTAGCCATGATGATCCGTTAAGGCAGCAACTAGTGCAACATGGACCCATGCAGATATTGGATATCAGGTTTCCAAAAGATAAAAACCAGAGAAAGTTTTCGAGCTTCCATTATCAAAGACATTTACCCAATGGAGAAGCTATGCACCGAAAGTGgctacaatattcagtgtcaactgATTCT gaaaaaaaatcaaatgaattgaTAGACATATTAGCAAATGCTATTAAGGAAGAAATTCTGAGAAATGCACGTgctgcaaaatatttttcaataattttggacAGCACACCTGATGTGAGTCATGTGGAGCAAATGACTGTCATAATCAGGTTTGTTCAAGTTGATGAAGATAATGCTGTGATAGCTGTGAGAGAACATTTTTTGGGTTATGTGCCACTACAAGAAACCACTGGTGCATTCATGGCTGAAACTATTCTGAAAGAGTTCAAGAAATGGATCTATGCATTGACAACTTGCGAGGTCAAGGTTATGATAATGGCAGCAATATGA